From Spea bombifrons isolate aSpeBom1 chromosome 6, aSpeBom1.2.pri, whole genome shotgun sequence, a single genomic window includes:
- the LOC128499839 gene encoding beta-1,3-galactosyltransferase 2, with translation MLQWRRRHCFFAKMSWNSKRSLFRTHLTGLLSLVFLFAMFLFFNHHNSFAGRIGLKENPVTHTTRGFKATKSETNSSLRNIWKDAVPQTLKPHTASNVSNMELLQQGVTGLENTLSTNGSIYSENGVGRENVYHYKYVINEPDKCQGKNPFLVLLIAAEPRQTEARQAIRQTWGNESLAPGIQILRLFLLGLNAKLNGLMEQAIMEESRQYHDIIQQEYLDTYYNLTIKTLMGMNWVATYCPHVQYVMKTDSDMFVNTEYLINKLLKPELPPKTKFFTGYLMRGYAPNRNKDSKWYMPPELYPSERYPVFCSGTGYVFSGDLAEKIFKVSLSIRRLHLEDVYVGICLAKLRIDPAPPPNEFVFNHWRVSYSSCKYSHLITSHQFQPGELIKYWNHLQQNKHNACANAAKEKASKYRHRKMH, from the coding sequence ATGCTTCAGTGGAGGAGACGCCACTGCTTCTTTGCCAAGATGAGCTGGAATAGCAAGAGGTCCCTGTTCCGCACCCATCTCACTGGCCTTTTATCCCTGGTGTttctttttgcaatgtttttatttttcaaccacCACAACTCATTTGCTGGGAGAATTGGACTGAAAGAGAACCCAGTTACTCATACAACACGTGGATTTAAAGCCACCAAAAGTGAAACCAACAGCTCATTAAGGAACATCTGGAAAGATGCGGTCCCTCAAACACTGAAGCCCCACACAGCGTCCAACGTAAGCAACATGGAGCTGCTACAGCAAGGGGTAACAGGACTGGAGAACACGCTGAGCACCAACGGAAGCATTTACAGTGAAAATGGTGTCGGCCGTGAAAATGTGTACCATTATAAGTACGTGATTAACGAACCAGACAAGTGTCAAggcaaaaatccatttctggtATTGCTGATAGCTGCAGAACCGAGGCAAACGGAAGCTAGACAAGCTATAAGACAAACGTGGGGAAATGAAAGCCTTGCACCAGGAATACAAATTCTAAGACTCTTCCTGCTGGGCTTAAACGCAAAGCTAAATGGATTAATGGAGCAGGCCATTATGGAAGAAAGTCGCCAATACCACGACATCATTCAGCAGGAATATTTAGACACTTACTACAACCTGACCATTAAAACCTTAATGGGCATGAACTGGGTAGCCACATATTGTCCACATGTCCAATACGTCATGAAAACAGACAGCGATATGTTTGTCAACACTGAATACTTGATAAACAAGCTACTCAAACCAGAACTTCCACCAAAAACAAAGTTTTTCACCGGGTATCTAATGAGAGGTTACGCACCCAATCGCAACAAAGACAGTAAGTGGTACATGCCACCAGAGTTATACCCGAGTGAGCGCTACCCTGTATTTTGTTCTGGGACTGGTTATGTGTTCTCTGGAGACTTGGCAGAGAAGATATTTAAGGTCTCCTTAAGTATCAGGAGGTTGCACCTAGAAGATGTTTATGTGGGTATTTGTCTAGCCAAGTTGCGTATTGACCCAGCACCCCCACCCAATGAGTTTGTATTCAACCACTGGAGAGTTTCTTACTCTAGCTGTAAATACAGCCATCTCATTACCTCTCACCAGTTCCAGCCAGGAGAACTGATTAAATACTGGAACCATTTGCAACAGAACAAGCACAACGCCTGCGCCAATGCAGCCAAGGAAAAAGCTAGCAAGTACCGGCATCGCAAAATGCACTAG
- the GLRX2 gene encoding glutaredoxin 2: MRLLPVLCNIVARHKKPLKFKDKAFAHLLYRFNSSFVSRMGNFFSSSSNVPQSEAVQMIKETISENCVVIFSKTTCPYCTMAKEAFNDINVNYKAVELDQVDNGAQLQTILHKMTGARTVPRVFVNGRCIGGGSETRKLNEEGKLLELVQQCGISAAQG; encoded by the exons ATGCGACTCCTCCCTGTCCTCTGTAACATTGTTGCCAG GCATAAGAAGCCTTTGAAGTTTAAAGACAAAGCATTCGCGCACCTGCTATATAGATTCAATTCTTCTTTTGTTTCAAG aatgggcAATTTTTTCTCAAGCTCATCCAATGTGCCACAATCTGAGGCCGTACAGATGATTAAG GAGACTATCTCCGAAAACTGCGTGGTGATCTTCTCAAAGACTACATGTCCTTACTGCACAATGGCGAAAGAGGCCTTCAATGATATAAATGTGAACTATAAAGCAGTAGAGTTGGACCAAGTGGACAATGGAGCCCAACTTCAAACAATCCTTCATAAAATGACTGGAGCAAGAACT gtCCCACGAGTTTTTGTTAATGGAAGATGCATCGGAGGGGGGTCTGAAACACGGAAACTAAATGAAGAGGGGAAGTTACTTGAGCTTGTCCAGCAGTGTGGTATCAGTGCTGCGCAAGGATAA